One part of the Bradyrhizobium sp. CB1650 genome encodes these proteins:
- the alr gene encoding alanine racemase: protein MAPDPKTLPQTGLLSAEANQAAALAAFGGVLTVDLDAIIANWRKLEKTAVPAECSAVVKADAYGCGAEQVARALSKAGCKTFFVATIEEARTVRAAVPEATIYVLGGYFQNTGEHYANINCRPVIGDLSELAEWDVFCRRTGWTGGAAIHVDTGMNRLGLTLADAQAIVPRIHAGDHGITLVMSHLVSAEQLNSPMNAKQLAAFRGIASAFAGVPAALANSSGIFLGAPFQFDLVRPGAALYGVNPTPEADNPMQQVVDLKARIVQVRNVERGETVGYGGTWSARRPTKLAIVAAGYADGYFRAASSNDGTRGAEVIVAGRRCPVAGRVSMDMIAIDITDLPPNAARRGHMVTLLGEGITVDELAHHFGTIGYEVLTSLGPRYARVYKGGNVVEPLAKAAPAPAVEQQPSPPPVEPANPPPLPT, encoded by the coding sequence GTGGCGCCCGACCCGAAAACGCTCCCGCAAACCGGCCTCCTCTCCGCGGAGGCCAACCAAGCCGCTGCGCTCGCAGCCTTCGGCGGTGTGCTCACCGTCGATCTCGACGCAATCATCGCCAATTGGCGCAAGCTCGAGAAAACGGCCGTTCCGGCCGAATGCTCGGCGGTGGTCAAGGCCGACGCGTATGGCTGCGGCGCCGAACAGGTCGCGCGCGCGCTGAGCAAGGCCGGCTGCAAGACCTTCTTCGTCGCCACCATCGAGGAGGCGCGCACCGTGCGCGCCGCGGTGCCCGAGGCGACGATCTACGTGCTCGGCGGCTATTTCCAGAACACCGGCGAACATTACGCCAACATCAATTGCCGACCGGTGATCGGCGATCTCAGCGAGCTCGCCGAATGGGATGTGTTCTGCCGCCGCACCGGCTGGACCGGCGGGGCCGCAATCCACGTCGACACCGGCATGAACCGCCTCGGCCTGACACTCGCGGACGCGCAGGCCATCGTCCCCCGAATCCATGCCGGCGATCACGGCATTACGCTGGTCATGAGCCATCTGGTCTCGGCCGAGCAGCTCAACAGCCCGATGAACGCGAAACAGCTCGCCGCCTTCCGCGGCATCGCCAGCGCATTTGCGGGCGTGCCGGCAGCGCTCGCCAATTCCTCCGGCATCTTCCTGGGCGCCCCGTTCCAGTTCGATCTGGTGCGACCCGGTGCCGCGCTTTACGGCGTCAACCCGACGCCGGAGGCCGACAATCCGATGCAGCAGGTTGTCGATCTCAAAGCGCGCATCGTGCAGGTCCGCAATGTCGAGCGCGGTGAGACCGTCGGCTATGGCGGCACCTGGAGCGCGCGGCGGCCGACGAAGCTCGCGATCGTCGCGGCTGGTTACGCCGACGGTTATTTTCGCGCCGCCAGCTCCAATGACGGCACCCGCGGTGCCGAGGTGATCGTTGCGGGCAGACGCTGCCCGGTGGCGGGCCGCGTCTCCATGGATATGATCGCGATCGACATCACCGATCTGCCGCCGAACGCGGCGCGGCGCGGCCACATGGTTACGCTGCTCGGCGAAGGCATCACCGTCGACGAGCTCGCGCATCACTTCGGAACCATCGGCTACGAAGTGCTGACCAGTCTCGGCCCCCGCTACGCCCGCGTGTACAAGGGCGGGAACGTGGTCGAGCCGCTCGCAAAGGCAGCACCTGCGCCGGCCGTCGAGCAGCAGCCCTCGCCGCCGCCGGTCGAGCCAGCGAACCCACCGCCGCTGCCGACCTGA
- a CDS encoding amino acid ABC transporter permease, translated as MGIQLDFPAVLERWPSFLGGAALTLELAALATVFGALLGTLAAVGRGTHNALIATACRVYVEAIRNTPLLVQIFLVYFGLASLGLKFSAFTVAVTALTINVGAYTAEIMRAGFEAIPRGQIEAAEGLALSRVQVYWHIILLPAVERVYPALTSQFVLLMLASSVCSQISAEELTAIANYIQSDTYRAFETYIIVAVLYVILSLVMRAGFWSLGLVLFPRRRRLGTPL; from the coding sequence ATGGGCATTCAACTCGATTTTCCTGCGGTGCTGGAGCGCTGGCCGAGCTTCCTCGGCGGCGCCGCCCTCACCCTGGAGCTCGCGGCCCTCGCGACGGTGTTCGGCGCCTTGCTCGGCACGCTTGCCGCGGTCGGGCGCGGAACGCACAACGCGCTGATCGCAACCGCCTGCAGGGTCTATGTCGAGGCCATCCGCAACACGCCGCTGCTGGTCCAGATCTTCCTGGTCTATTTCGGGCTTGCCAGCCTCGGCCTGAAATTCTCCGCCTTCACCGTGGCCGTCACGGCCCTGACGATCAATGTCGGCGCCTACACCGCCGAGATCATGCGCGCCGGCTTCGAAGCAATCCCGCGGGGGCAGATCGAGGCGGCCGAGGGGCTGGCGCTGTCGCGCGTTCAGGTCTACTGGCACATCATTCTGTTGCCCGCGGTCGAACGGGTCTATCCCGCGCTCACCAGCCAGTTCGTGCTCTTGATGCTGGCCTCGTCGGTCTGCTCGCAGATTTCCGCCGAGGAGCTCACCGCGATCGCCAACTACATCCAGTCGGACACTTATCGTGCGTTCGAAACCTACATCATCGTCGCCGTCCTCTACGTCATCCTGTCGCTGGTGATGCGCGCCGGCTTCTGGAGCCTTGGCCTCGTGCTGTTTCCGCGCCGGCGCCGGCTCGGCACGCCGTTGTGA
- a CDS encoding cysteine rich repeat-containing protein, producing MSKLNFAAIAFAVMFSGAALAQSTDTRGACKTDYDKFCAGIAPGGGRIVACLNGKRDQLSAACKTALDSRKK from the coding sequence ATGTCCAAGTTGAACTTCGCCGCCATCGCCTTTGCCGTCATGTTCTCCGGGGCCGCGCTGGCACAATCGACCGACACGCGCGGCGCGTGCAAGACCGACTACGACAAATTCTGCGCCGGCATCGCGCCCGGTGGTGGCCGTATCGTCGCCTGTCTCAACGGCAAGCGCGACCAGCTCAGCGCGGCTTGCAAGACGGCGCTCGATAGCCGGAAGAAGTAA
- a CDS encoding NAD(P)-dependent oxidoreductase — MGRDDKGSIGFIGIGTMGREMVRNLLKAGHAVRAFDLDEAAVTDVMREGAARAQNPADAARGADIVVTMLPDTPHVEATIYGKDGLLKSPPPGKLIVDMSTISPVAVRRIHADLKQIGVSFIDAPVSGGPLGAKNAALSIMAGGDDDAFAQAELFFRAMGTTITHVGASGAGQTVKLCNQLICGINIQAICEALALGRASGVDLNLLRRVLLGGSAASWMLDKLGPAMIEGDVAAGFRIDLMLKDLRLVQEHAQALNVPLPGTALVTSQYVDARAHGEGTNGNQALFRVYDRMTNQVTG, encoded by the coding sequence ATGGGACGGGATGACAAGGGCAGCATCGGCTTCATCGGCATCGGCACGATGGGCCGGGAAATGGTGCGCAATCTCCTGAAGGCCGGGCACGCGGTTCGCGCTTTCGATCTCGACGAGGCTGCGGTCACAGATGTCATGAGGGAAGGCGCGGCCCGCGCGCAAAATCCCGCTGATGCCGCGCGCGGTGCGGACATCGTCGTCACCATGCTGCCCGATACGCCCCATGTCGAGGCGACCATTTACGGCAAGGATGGCCTTCTGAAATCGCCACCGCCCGGCAAGCTTATCGTGGACATGAGCACGATCTCGCCGGTCGCGGTCCGCCGCATCCATGCCGATTTGAAGCAGATTGGCGTCAGCTTCATCGATGCGCCGGTCTCCGGCGGGCCGCTGGGCGCGAAGAACGCCGCGCTCTCGATCATGGCGGGCGGCGACGACGACGCCTTCGCGCAGGCCGAACTGTTCTTCCGCGCGATGGGCACGACCATCACGCATGTCGGTGCCTCCGGCGCCGGCCAGACCGTCAAGCTCTGCAATCAACTCATCTGCGGCATCAACATCCAGGCGATCTGCGAGGCGCTCGCGCTGGGACGCGCCTCCGGCGTCGATCTCAACCTCTTGCGCCGGGTGCTGCTCGGCGGCTCCGCCGCGTCCTGGATGCTCGACAAGCTTGGCCCCGCCATGATCGAGGGCGACGTCGCTGCCGGTTTCCGCATCGATCTGATGCTCAAGGACCTCCGCCTTGTGCAGGAACACGCGCAGGCGCTGAACGTGCCGCTGCCCGGCACCGCGCTCGTCACCAGCCAGTATGTCGACGCGCGGGCCCATGGCGAAGGCACAAACGGCAACCAGGCGCTGTTCCGCGTCTATGACCGCATGACGAACCAGGTCACGGGCTAA
- a CDS encoding transporter substrate-binding domain-containing protein, with protein MTNGKLLGAAVWLCCLVMMTATPASADLLDDIMKAKKIRISTDLAIPPSGMMDSSMKPTGSDVEVAQLLAKDWGLELEFVQTTGATRIPNVLTGKADIIISTLSVTPDRAKVIDFTNRYATLQSDVGCLKSSSVKEWPDVKDKSIGVSRGTTQDTTLSNMKDKDLKIARYDDDATMVTAAVSGQVDCVGSSATIINQIGVKNPARVFESRIPLATFDLAIGLKKGEPRLMDKLNAWISENVKNGKLNAIYKKFHGVELPPDMRG; from the coding sequence ATGACAAACGGGAAATTGCTGGGCGCGGCCGTCTGGTTGTGCTGCCTCGTGATGATGACGGCGACACCGGCATCGGCCGACCTGCTCGACGACATCATGAAGGCGAAGAAGATCCGCATCTCGACGGATCTCGCCATTCCACCCTCGGGCATGATGGACTCCAGCATGAAGCCGACCGGCTCGGACGTCGAAGTGGCGCAGTTGCTCGCCAAGGACTGGGGGCTCGAGCTGGAATTCGTCCAGACCACCGGCGCGACCCGCATCCCCAACGTCCTGACCGGCAAGGCCGACATCATCATCTCGACGCTGTCGGTGACGCCGGACCGCGCCAAGGTAATCGACTTCACCAATCGCTACGCGACGCTGCAATCGGACGTCGGCTGCCTGAAGTCGTCGAGCGTGAAGGAGTGGCCCGACGTCAAGGACAAGTCGATCGGCGTCTCCCGCGGCACGACGCAGGACACGACCCTGTCGAACATGAAGGACAAGGATCTGAAGATCGCTCGCTACGACGACGATGCGACCATGGTGACGGCGGCAGTCTCCGGTCAGGTCGACTGCGTTGGTTCGTCGGCGACGATCATCAACCAGATCGGCGTCAAGAACCCGGCGCGCGTCTTCGAGTCCCGGATCCCGCTCGCGACCTTCGATCTCGCCATCGGCCTCAAGAAGGGCGAACCACGTCTGATGGACAAGCTCAACGCCTGGATCAGCGAAAACGTCAAGAACGGCAAGCTGAACGCCATCTACAAAAAATTCCACGGGGTCGAGCTGCCGCCCGACATGCGTGGCTGA
- a CDS encoding GFA family protein, whose product MPIEASCHCGETVFEVTEAPSSVTRCTCSLCAKRGALWAYYKPAQFRLLSPADNVATYLWGSRTVKHHFCASCGCGTYSESPDWSTGKPDFDNPKVAVNARLFDDFDLDAVPVNVIDGKNLW is encoded by the coding sequence ATGCCGATCGAGGCAAGCTGTCATTGCGGTGAAACGGTGTTCGAGGTGACCGAGGCGCCCTCGAGCGTGACGCGCTGCACCTGTTCGCTCTGCGCCAAGCGCGGCGCGCTGTGGGCCTATTACAAGCCGGCGCAATTCCGCCTGCTGTCGCCCGCCGACAATGTCGCGACCTATCTCTGGGGCAGCCGGACCGTCAAACATCATTTCTGTGCGAGCTGCGGCTGCGGGACCTATTCGGAGTCCCCGGACTGGTCGACCGGCAAGCCCGACTTCGACAATCCCAAGGTCGCAGTCAATGCGCGCCTGTTCGACGATTTCGATCTCGACGCGGTGCCCGTGAATGTCATCGATGGGAAGAACCTGTGGTGA
- a CDS encoding replicative DNA helicase → MALTDSTVLKLAPDPGTPAYRSAPHNIEAEQSLLGAILVNNDAFYRVSDFLEAKHFFEPLHQTIFETAGSLIRMGKIATPVTLKTFLPADTDVGGMTIGQYLARLAAEATTIINAQDYGRTVYDLSLRRDLIGIGEDMVNVAYDAPVDFQPRAQIEDAERKLYELAESGRYDGGFQKFSQALTVAVDLAAKAFQRDGKLSGISTGLRDLDTKMGGLQPSDLIIVAGRPGMGKTSLATNIAYNVAQAYVPELQADGTTKAANGGVIGFFSCEMSADQLATRIVAERTGIPSSHIRRGGISEADFEKIRQVSIELQSLPFYVDATGGLSIAQLMARARRLKRQKGLDLLVIDYIQLLSGSGKRASDSRVQEITEITTSLKALAKELNVPVIALSQLSRQVESRDDKRPQLSDLRESGSIEQDADVVLFVFREEYYLAMKEPRPGTEEHAKWQADMERTSGRAEVIIGKQRHGPTGTVELHFDASVTRFGDLAHDGQLPDRSDY, encoded by the coding sequence ATGGCTCTGACTGACTCGACCGTCCTCAAACTGGCGCCCGATCCCGGAACTCCCGCCTATCGGAGCGCGCCGCATAATATCGAGGCGGAACAGAGCCTTCTCGGCGCGATCCTAGTCAACAACGATGCCTTTTATCGCGTGTCCGATTTTCTGGAGGCGAAGCATTTCTTCGAGCCGCTGCACCAGACCATCTTCGAGACCGCAGGTAGCCTCATCCGGATGGGCAAGATCGCCACGCCGGTGACGCTGAAGACGTTCCTGCCCGCCGATACCGACGTCGGCGGCATGACCATCGGGCAATATCTGGCGCGCCTCGCCGCGGAAGCGACCACCATCATCAACGCCCAGGACTATGGCCGCACCGTCTACGACCTGTCGTTGCGGCGCGACCTGATCGGCATCGGCGAGGACATGGTCAACGTCGCCTATGACGCGCCGGTCGACTTCCAGCCGCGTGCCCAGATCGAGGACGCCGAGCGTAAGCTCTACGAACTCGCCGAGTCCGGCCGGTATGACGGCGGCTTCCAGAAATTCTCGCAGGCGCTGACGGTCGCGGTGGATCTTGCGGCGAAAGCGTTCCAGCGTGACGGAAAGCTGTCGGGCATCTCGACGGGCCTGCGCGACCTCGACACCAAGATGGGCGGCTTGCAGCCTTCCGACCTCATCATCGTCGCGGGACGTCCCGGCATGGGCAAGACCTCGCTTGCAACCAACATCGCCTACAACGTCGCGCAGGCCTACGTTCCGGAACTCCAGGCCGACGGCACCACAAAGGCCGCCAATGGCGGCGTGATCGGCTTCTTCTCCTGCGAAATGTCGGCCGACCAGCTCGCCACGCGTATCGTAGCCGAGCGCACCGGCATCCCCTCCTCCCACATCCGCCGCGGCGGCATCTCGGAAGCCGATTTCGAGAAGATCCGCCAGGTTTCGATCGAGCTGCAGTCGCTGCCTTTCTATGTCGACGCAACCGGTGGTCTGTCGATCGCACAGCTCATGGCGCGCGCGCGTCGGCTGAAGCGCCAGAAAGGCCTCGATCTCCTCGTCATCGACTACATCCAGCTATTGTCCGGCTCGGGCAAGCGCGCCAGCGACAGCCGCGTGCAGGAAATCACGGAGATCACGACCAGCCTGAAGGCGCTGGCGAAAGAGCTCAACGTCCCCGTGATCGCGCTGTCGCAGCTCTCGCGTCAGGTCGAATCGCGCGACGACAAACGGCCGCAGCTCTCGGACTTGCGTGAATCCGGCTCGATCGAGCAGGACGCCGACGTCGTGCTGTTCGTATTCCGCGAGGAATATTACCTCGCCATGAAGGAGCCGCGTCCCGGCACCGAGGAACACGCCAAATGGCAGGCCGACATGGAACGCACCAGCGGCCGGGCCGAAGTCATCATCGGCAAGCAGCGCCATGGCCCGACCGGCACGGTCGAACTGCACTTCGACGCGTCGGTCACCCGCTTCGGCGATCTTGCGCATGACGGCCAGTTGCCGGATCGCAGCGACTACTGA
- a CDS encoding ribokinase: MILVFGSLNIDLVALVPVIPGPGRTVLAPSYQAHFGGKGANQAVAAARIAGPGCVLMAGCVGRDGFGDRAIENLQTNHVDTALVVRSDEPTGCAFITVDRAGENAITVASGANMTARASDLPVVLFGPDTVLVLQMEVPFEQAVETARRTKSTSGTVIWNLAPVPQKMTAAMVTELLAVTDYLLVNEHEARDAAAAIGFSPSDYEAAATELARAGNLTCIVTAGARGALAVTAEGRSLRAPAPHITPVDTTGAGDTFVGAFAAMLHERVPLQTALEVGCEAAAQKCLKPGAQAGMPVRAAIPSLA, from the coding sequence ATGATCCTGGTGTTCGGATCGCTCAACATCGATCTTGTCGCCCTGGTTCCGGTCATTCCCGGCCCGGGCCGGACGGTGCTCGCGCCCTCCTACCAGGCGCATTTCGGCGGCAAAGGCGCCAATCAGGCCGTCGCCGCCGCGCGGATCGCGGGACCGGGATGCGTTCTCATGGCGGGCTGTGTGGGGCGCGACGGGTTCGGCGATCGCGCGATCGAGAACCTCCAGACGAACCACGTCGACACCGCTCTCGTCGTCCGATCCGACGAACCGACAGGCTGTGCGTTCATCACGGTCGATCGAGCCGGCGAGAATGCGATCACGGTGGCGAGCGGCGCCAACATGACCGCGCGCGCCAGCGATCTGCCGGTCGTACTCTTCGGTCCCGATACGGTGCTGGTGCTTCAGATGGAAGTGCCTTTTGAGCAGGCAGTCGAGACTGCGCGCCGGACGAAATCGACTTCGGGCACCGTGATCTGGAATCTCGCACCGGTCCCACAGAAGATGACGGCGGCGATGGTCACGGAACTGCTCGCCGTGACCGACTATCTCCTCGTCAACGAGCATGAGGCCCGCGATGCCGCCGCGGCCATCGGCTTCTCTCCGTCCGATTACGAAGCCGCAGCCACCGAGCTTGCGAGGGCTGGCAACCTCACCTGCATCGTGACCGCCGGCGCACGAGGCGCGCTGGCCGTCACAGCCGAGGGCCGCAGCCTGCGCGCACCCGCCCCGCACATCACGCCCGTCGACACCACCGGAGCCGGCGACACCTTCGTCGGCGCGTTTGCCGCGATGCTGCACGAGAGGGTCCCGCTGCAAACCGCGCTCGAGGTTGGATGTGAAGCGGCGGCGCAGAAGTGCCTCAAGCCCGGCGCGCAAGCCGGCATGCCGGTTCGGGCGGCAATTCCGTCCCTCGCCTGA
- the rpiB gene encoding ribose 5-phosphate isomerase B produces MRLVIGSDHAGWPLKQTVIDHIRSLGHDVVDVGSYDDKPVDFPDIARAVAQKVTSGEAARGIMVCGTGVGASIAANKMKGIRAAVCHDVHSAHQSVEHDDVNVMCIGAQIVGAWLAVDLVSSYLSAEFSTDEDFRRRVEKLRVMDEEG; encoded by the coding sequence ATGCGCCTCGTCATCGGATCCGACCACGCCGGCTGGCCGCTCAAGCAGACCGTCATCGACCACATCCGCAGCCTCGGCCACGACGTCGTCGACGTCGGCTCCTATGACGACAAGCCGGTCGACTTCCCCGATATCGCGCGGGCCGTGGCGCAGAAGGTGACCTCGGGCGAGGCCGCCCGCGGCATCATGGTGTGCGGCACCGGCGTCGGCGCCTCGATCGCCGCCAACAAGATGAAGGGCATCCGTGCCGCGGTCTGCCACGACGTTCACTCGGCCCATCAGAGCGTCGAGCATGACGACGTGAACGTGATGTGCATCGGCGCGCAGATCGTCGGCGCCTGGCTCGCGGTGGATCTCGTCTCCTCCTATCTTTCCGCCGAATTCTCCACAGATGAAGATTTCCGCCGCCGGGTCGAGAAGCTTCGCGTCATGGACGAGGAAGGCTGA
- a CDS encoding amino acid ABC transporter permease codes for MGGHLNVNHLIFLGHGALWTVGLSVIALIGGGIVGFAIALARISPLKSVRIASAAYVQLVQGTPLLVILFLGYFGLAAIGLQVSPLAAASASLTLYVAAYLGEIWRGSIQSVPKPQWEAAEGLALSRTQRMLKVILPQAIRIATPPTVGFTVQIIKNTSLASVVGFVELMRSGQIVNNSLFEPFVIYAIIAVVYFAMCYPLSLFSQRLERRMGRGRVNLAPA; via the coding sequence ATGGGCGGACATCTCAACGTCAACCACCTCATCTTCCTCGGCCACGGCGCGCTGTGGACCGTCGGACTGTCCGTGATCGCACTCATCGGCGGCGGCATCGTCGGCTTCGCAATTGCGCTGGCGCGGATATCTCCGCTCAAATCGGTGCGGATCGCCAGCGCCGCCTATGTCCAGCTTGTCCAGGGCACGCCGCTGCTCGTCATCCTGTTTCTCGGTTATTTCGGCCTGGCCGCGATCGGCCTCCAGGTCTCGCCGCTGGCGGCCGCCTCGGCCTCGCTCACGCTCTATGTCGCCGCCTATCTCGGCGAGATCTGGCGCGGCTCCATCCAATCCGTGCCGAAGCCGCAATGGGAGGCGGCCGAAGGCCTCGCGCTGAGCCGGACCCAGCGCATGCTGAAGGTGATCCTGCCGCAGGCGATCCGCATCGCGACGCCCCCCACCGTCGGCTTCACGGTGCAGATCATCAAGAACACCTCGCTCGCCTCGGTGGTCGGCTTCGTCGAGCTGATGCGCTCGGGCCAGATCGTCAACAACTCGCTGTTCGAACCCTTCGTCATCTACGCGATCATCGCCGTCGTCTACTTCGCCATGTGCTACCCGCTGTCACTGTTCAGCCAGAGGCTGGAACGGCGCATGGGGCGTGGCAGGGTCAACCTCGCTCCGGCCTGA
- a CDS encoding amino acid ABC transporter ATP-binding protein — MQQNISSSEPIVSLRDVQKSFGPLKVLDGVSFAVDRGEVVAIIGRSGSGKSTALRCIDRFERVDGGEIVVCGHRVDRPDVDLRALRQDVGIVFQSYNLFPHLTIEQNITLAPCAVKKMAANQAKDLARKVLAQVGLEEKLHAYPEQLSGGQQQRAAIARSLAMQPKVMLFDEVTSALDPELTGEVLKVIEQLAADGMTMVMVTHEMGFAKSIADRIVFMHRGKVHETGPASILTSPTTPELMQFVGTGNLKS, encoded by the coding sequence ATGCAGCAGAACATCTCCTCCTCCGAACCGATCGTGTCGCTCCGCGACGTGCAGAAGAGCTTTGGTCCGCTCAAGGTGCTCGACGGCGTCAGCTTCGCCGTCGATCGCGGCGAGGTGGTGGCCATCATCGGCCGGTCCGGCTCCGGCAAGAGCACGGCACTGCGCTGCATCGACCGCTTCGAGAGGGTCGACGGCGGGGAAATCGTGGTGTGCGGGCACCGGGTCGACCGACCGGACGTGGATCTGCGCGCCCTGCGCCAGGACGTCGGTATCGTGTTCCAGAGCTACAACCTGTTTCCGCACCTCACGATCGAGCAGAACATCACGCTGGCGCCCTGCGCAGTCAAGAAAATGGCCGCCAACCAGGCGAAGGACCTGGCGCGCAAGGTGCTCGCGCAGGTCGGGCTCGAGGAGAAGCTTCACGCCTATCCCGAACAACTCTCCGGCGGCCAGCAGCAGCGCGCCGCGATCGCCCGCTCGCTCGCGATGCAGCCGAAGGTCATGCTGTTCGACGAGGTCACCTCCGCGCTCGATCCCGAGCTCACCGGCGAAGTGCTGAAGGTAATCGAGCAACTCGCGGCGGACGGAATGACCATGGTGATGGTCACCCACGAGATGGGGTTCGCCAAGAGCATCGCCGACAGGATCGTGTTCATGCATCGCGGCAAGGTCCACGAGACCGGCCCCGCCTCGATCCTGACATCGCCAACTACCCCCGAGCTGATGCAGTTCGTCGGCACGGGCAATCTAAAATCATGA
- a CDS encoding FadR/GntR family transcriptional regulator, with amino-acid sequence MELKRAAEGEKGFEKVFAFLRERLLAGSLKPGDRLISERELASLLGVSRPIVREALRALTVLGIVEIRDRIGTVVTRPDVSVLNDFFTFALAQQADMLDDVMQARVAIECQAIRLACERAGIADFERLQRALAKIEETIDEADAGGMADFEFHRAIVVASRSETLTVLHNSMAGLLTHSHRSRRELVQAFPSMKTYLIDDHRRIFEAVVARDPERADATLRKHFAIGDEYRRRAVVGETDRSSASR; translated from the coding sequence ATGGAGCTCAAGCGGGCCGCCGAAGGCGAAAAGGGGTTCGAGAAGGTCTTTGCCTTCTTGCGCGAGCGTCTGCTTGCGGGCTCGCTCAAGCCCGGCGACCGCCTGATCTCGGAGCGCGAGCTTGCGAGCCTCCTCGGCGTCAGCCGTCCGATCGTGCGCGAGGCGCTGCGCGCCCTCACGGTGCTCGGCATCGTCGAGATCCGCGACCGCATCGGCACCGTGGTGACGCGGCCGGACGTGTCGGTCCTCAACGACTTCTTCACCTTTGCGCTGGCTCAGCAGGCAGACATGCTCGACGACGTCATGCAGGCGCGCGTCGCGATCGAATGTCAGGCGATCCGGCTCGCCTGCGAACGCGCCGGCATTGCCGATTTCGAGCGCCTGCAGCGCGCGCTTGCGAAAATAGAAGAGACCATCGACGAGGCGGATGCGGGCGGCATGGCCGATTTCGAGTTCCATCGCGCGATCGTCGTGGCGTCACGTTCGGAGACACTGACGGTCCTGCACAATTCGATGGCGGGCCTGCTCACGCATTCGCATCGCAGCCGCCGCGAGCTGGTGCAGGCCTTCCCGTCGATGAAGACGTATCTGATCGACGACCACCGGCGCATCTTCGAGGCGGTCGTCGCGCGCGACCCGGAGCGAGCGGATGCAACGCTGCGCAAGCATTTTGCCATCGGCGATGAATACCGGCGGCGGGCCGTCGTCGGCGAGACGGACAGAAGCAGCGCCTCACGCTGA
- a CDS encoding exodeoxyribonuclease III, which translates to MKIATFNINNVNRRLPNLLAWMRAAKPDVVALQELKATDAEFPIAAIEKAGYGAVWRGQKTWNGVAILARNAEPVLTRDHLPGDRDDHEARYIEAAIRGIIVTSIYLPNGNPQPGPKFDYKLAWFARLRRHAKTFLDQDLPVVLAGDYNVAPTAIDIYPTRSWDKDALIQPKSRAAFASLVAQGWCDAIRELHPEKGIYTFWDYKRNRWPRDAGLRLDHLLLSPALASRLIKAGVDRKIRGEDGASDHAPAWVALR; encoded by the coding sequence ATGAAGATCGCGACATTCAACATCAACAACGTCAACCGCCGCCTGCCCAATTTGCTGGCGTGGATGCGCGCGGCAAAGCCCGACGTCGTCGCCCTCCAGGAGCTGAAGGCGACCGACGCCGAATTCCCGATCGCCGCGATCGAGAAAGCCGGCTACGGCGCGGTTTGGCGCGGACAGAAAACCTGGAATGGCGTCGCCATCCTCGCCCGCAACGCCGAACCCGTGCTGACCCGCGATCACTTACCCGGTGATCGTGACGATCACGAGGCACGCTATATCGAGGCGGCAATACGCGGCATCATCGTCACCAGCATCTACCTGCCCAACGGCAATCCGCAGCCCGGCCCGAAATTCGACTACAAGCTCGCCTGGTTCGCGCGGCTCCGGCGCCATGCCAAAACATTCCTCGATCAGGATCTGCCGGTCGTGCTCGCCGGCGACTACAACGTCGCGCCGACCGCGATCGACATCTATCCGACACGCTCGTGGGACAAGGACGCGCTGATCCAGCCGAAGAGCCGCGCAGCCTTTGCTTCACTGGTCGCACAGGGCTGGTGCGATGCGATCCGCGAGTTGCATCCGGAGAAAGGCATCTACACCTTCTGGGATTACAAGCGGAACCGCTGGCCGCGCGATGCGGGTCTGCGACTTGATCATTTGCTGCTCAGCCCCGCGCTTGCATCGCGCCTGATCAAGGCCGGCGTCGACAGGAAAATCCGCGGCGAGGACGGCGCCAGCGATCACGCGCCGGCGTGGGTGGCGCTTCGCTGA